A region from the Rhinoderma darwinii isolate aRhiDar2 chromosome 2, aRhiDar2.hap1, whole genome shotgun sequence genome encodes:
- the ST3GAL6 gene encoding type 2 lactosamine alpha-2,3-sialyltransferase isoform X3: MALRKLPKCDLPDEIRNISCKKCVVVGNGGVLRNSTLGKKIDSYDVIIRMNDGPVLGYEDDVGQKTTFRLCYPESIFSDSLHYDPNTTVVLMMFKPHDVKWLSELLLHRSVSTYGFWRKPAMKLIYQPHQLRVLSPFILKQVSQNLLNFPSSFPKTEKPKHPTTGIIAITLALHICNEVHIAGFKYNLTSLNSSLHYYGNDTMSVMAQNEYHNISAEQMFLRDLIEHKTVTNLT, translated from the exons ATGGCTCTCAGGAAGCTTCCAAAGTGCGACCTTCCGGATGAGATTAGGAA TATTTCTTGTAAGAAATGTGTTGTTGTCGGGAATGGAGGCGTACTGCGGAACAGCACACTAGGCAAGAAAATTGATAGCTATGATGTAATAATAAG GATGAATGATGGCCCTGTCCTGGGGTATGAAGATGATGTGGGACAGAAGACTACTTTCCGCCTTTGTTACCCAGAATCGATCTTTTCTGACAGTTTGCACTATGATCCGAACACCACAGTGGTGCTTATGATGTTCAAGCCTCATGATGTGAAATGGTTGTCAGAATTACTGTTACATAGGAGTGTG AGCACTTATGGTTTTTGGAGAAAACCTGCCATGAAGTTAATCTACCAACCTCATcagctgagagtcctcagccccttCATCCTGAAACAAGTGTCTCAAAATCTGTTGAATTTTCCATCAAGCTTTCCCAAGACAGAA AAGCCAAAGCACCCAACAACTGGTATCATTGCGATCACGCTGGCGCTGCACATATGCAATGAAGTCCATATTGCTGGATTTAAATACAACCTGACTTCTTTAAATAGTTCTCTTCATTATTATGGAAATGACACCATGTCTGTAATGGCTCAG AATGAATACCACAATATATCAGCGGAGCAGATGTTTCTTAGGGACCTTATTGAACACAAAACAGTAACAAATTTGACGTAA